A single window of Gossypium arboreum isolate Shixiya-1 chromosome 13, ASM2569848v2, whole genome shotgun sequence DNA harbors:
- the LOC108477325 gene encoding uncharacterized protein LOC108477325, with amino-acid sequence MTQKELNLRQRRWLELIKDYDLIIDYHMGKENIVADALSKKSLFALGAMKTQLSMANDGYILAELRARLMFLQEIYEAQKGEKELEAKITQNKIDCESDFQISTNGCIMFKNRVCVPKDNEVIQRIL; translated from the coding sequence atgactcagaaggagttgaacctacgGCAGCggagatggttggagttgataaaagACTACGACTTGATAATTGACTACCACATGGGAAAAGAAAATATAGTCGCCGACGCTCTAAGTAAAAAGTCATTATTCGCCTTGGGGGCCATGAAAACTCAATTGTCGATGGCAAATGATGGTTATATTCTAGCAGAACTGAGAGCTAGACTGATGTTCCTTCAAGAGATCTATGAAGCTCAGAAGGGTGAAAAGGAATTGGAAGCCAAAATAACTCAAAATAAGATAGATTGTGAATCAGACTTTCAGATTAGTACCAAtgggtgtataatgttcaaaaatagggtttgtgtacccaaggacaatgaggTTATTCAGAGGATTCTatga